From Janthinobacterium sp. 67, a single genomic window includes:
- a CDS encoding DUF3734 domain-containing protein, producing the protein MLGTSIGGINAAIIAGNPPAARLAKLKAFWQTVSQEESVGLDLMTDPMRQKSTQWATFVAAVGGISGFFKPRFWSPFSMGLSVPPEEASFYDTAELADTLRDVVDISYLNTSGNMRLTVNALKVSSGELVSFDSQKQAIGIEHIMASGALPPGFPPVRIDGDLYWDGGLYSNTPIETIFDDTPPVDTLCFMVDLWRAEGPEPTTLNEVQTRQKDIVFASRSNRHIEAYRRTHNLQCMLQRLYAKLPVELRADVGNEVLDQLIPETTLHIVRLVYPGRDWQMAAKDINFASSSISWRWEQGYRDALQAVDQAGWLVETTEHNSVIVHDIVRNSERSA; encoded by the coding sequence GTGCTTGGTACGTCCATTGGTGGCATCAATGCGGCGATTATCGCTGGTAACCCGCCAGCCGCCAGACTTGCCAAGTTGAAGGCTTTTTGGCAAACGGTATCCCAGGAGGAATCTGTCGGGCTCGATTTGATGACAGATCCGATGCGGCAAAAATCTACCCAGTGGGCGACCTTTGTCGCGGCGGTAGGAGGCATCTCTGGATTCTTCAAACCGAGATTTTGGAGCCCGTTCAGTATGGGGCTATCAGTACCTCCGGAAGAAGCAAGCTTCTACGATACCGCCGAGCTAGCCGATACGCTACGTGACGTCGTCGATATTTCTTACTTGAATACGTCAGGCAACATGCGCTTGACTGTGAATGCGCTTAAAGTCAGCAGTGGCGAATTGGTCAGCTTCGACAGTCAAAAACAGGCTATCGGGATTGAACACATCATGGCAAGCGGTGCCTTGCCGCCTGGCTTTCCACCCGTTCGAATTGACGGGGACTTGTATTGGGATGGGGGGTTGTATTCGAATACGCCGATAGAAACCATTTTTGATGACACGCCTCCGGTGGACACGCTTTGCTTCATGGTTGATCTATGGCGCGCCGAGGGACCGGAGCCAACGACCTTGAACGAGGTACAGACGCGTCAAAAGGACATTGTTTTTGCTTCCAGGTCGAATCGTCATATCGAGGCATATCGGCGTACGCACAATCTACAATGCATGCTTCAAAGGCTCTATGCGAAGCTACCGGTCGAGCTACGCGCTGACGTTGGCAACGAAGTGCTAGACCAACTGATTCCTGAGACAACCTTGCATATAGTTCGTCTGGTCTATCCCGGGCGCGACTGGCAGATGGCCGCGAAGGATATCAATTTCGCCAGCAGCTCGATATCATGGAGATGGGAGCAAGGCTATCGCGACGCACTGCAAGCAGTTGATCAGGCGGGTTGGCTTGTAGAGACCACCGAACATAACAGTGTGATAGTGCACGACATTGTCCGCAATTCAGAAAGAAGTGCGTAA
- a CDS encoding Tn3 family transposase, protein MTNIHETAYPRLKQEFTEQELGAIYTPSRAQIDHIFTLYRQASHRTFLLIQLMLLQRLGYFVPLSSVPSIVVRHICEHSGLRVPAKRALAQYDQSGSKTTHQRRLRGYVGIRVMDSSDEYWLEDQALQAAHTKQELPDIINVLIEELVQRRLELPGFTYLFRLARQSRTSVNDGIYKAVAGRLPTCVVERFEHMLTAGENLRIWDSLKREPKQPNVRAVTDFLAHIDTMIALAQDLPNTEAIAATKREQLVLEARALDVAEMRRIKPLKRHTLIVLLIQSQLQKAMDDIAEIFIKTIRSLHNGAEERLRQYHLQHAEQIERLIGQFREVLTVLSDEGSDEERVARVEQSLDGDLGAWITECDEHMAYAGNNYYPFMLVGYVGKRSLLFKCLEALSLKSSSQDQSLLAAIAIIQKHRSSHKEQLPAAEGALPELALDWMSDKWRKLVFGRVAADAPASVHRKYFELAVMTQVMDELKSGDLYVEHSGDYDDYRNHLVDWEQYEREVKAYGELVGLSVEAPAFVAQLRDKLGSLARDVDSRFPQNSLADIDESGIVIRRMERPKPPPELDAIEQMVTNEMDPVSILDVLTETEKWLDLHKLFGPLSGFEAKVDDPRKRFITTLFCYGCNLGATQTARSIKGLSRKQVAWLNLKHVTEQRLDKAIVKVINAYNRFALPRYWGSGKSASADGTKWNIYEANLLSEYHIRYGGYGGIGYYHVSDKYIALFSHFIPCGVYEAVYILDGLISNQSDIQPDTLHGDTQAQSTPVFGLASLLGIDLMPRIRNIKDLVFFKADKADQYDNIGSLFRGSIDWELIARHMKDMLRVVISIKAGKIAPSTILRRLGTASRKNKLYYAFRELGRVHRTMFLLKYINDAELRRTIHAATNKSEEFNGFIKWLFFGGEGIIAENVRHEQRKVIKYNQLVANMVILHNVHEMTRLLKTIQAKGYVLTEEVLRGLAPYRKGHINRFGEYMLDLEREVAPMNYKVEFTK, encoded by the coding sequence ATGACGAATATCCATGAAACGGCTTATCCACGCCTGAAACAAGAGTTCACTGAGCAGGAGCTCGGGGCGATCTACACGCCTTCGCGCGCACAAATTGACCATATCTTCACTCTGTATCGCCAAGCATCGCATCGTACTTTTTTGCTGATCCAACTTATGCTGTTGCAAAGGCTTGGTTATTTCGTCCCCTTGTCGAGCGTCCCGTCTATCGTGGTGCGGCATATCTGCGAACATAGCGGTCTGCGCGTTCCGGCAAAACGGGCGCTGGCGCAATATGATCAGTCCGGTAGCAAGACAACACACCAGCGCCGTCTGCGCGGGTACGTGGGGATCCGGGTGATGGACTCGTCCGATGAATACTGGCTGGAAGATCAGGCCCTGCAGGCTGCCCATACCAAGCAGGAGCTACCCGACATTATCAATGTCCTGATTGAAGAGTTGGTCCAGCGTCGCCTGGAACTGCCTGGATTCACCTACTTGTTCAGGCTGGCTCGCCAGTCCCGTACCAGCGTCAATGACGGCATCTATAAGGCGGTGGCTGGCCGATTGCCAACTTGCGTGGTCGAGCGTTTTGAACACATGCTCACTGCGGGTGAGAACCTGCGCATATGGGATAGCCTCAAACGCGAGCCGAAGCAGCCCAATGTGCGTGCGGTGACGGATTTCCTGGCGCACATTGACACCATGATCGCGCTGGCGCAGGATCTGCCCAATACCGAGGCCATCGCCGCAACCAAGCGTGAACAACTCGTTTTGGAGGCGCGTGCCCTGGATGTGGCGGAAATGCGGCGGATCAAGCCACTCAAGCGCCACACCCTCATCGTGCTGCTGATTCAAAGCCAGTTGCAAAAGGCAATGGACGATATCGCCGAAATCTTCATCAAGACCATCCGCAGCTTGCATAACGGTGCCGAGGAACGGTTGCGGCAATATCACCTGCAGCACGCCGAACAGATTGAGCGTTTGATCGGACAGTTCCGCGAAGTGCTGACCGTCCTGAGCGACGAGGGCAGCGACGAGGAGCGCGTCGCTAGGGTCGAGCAATCCCTCGACGGGGATCTGGGGGCATGGATCACTGAATGCGACGAGCACATGGCGTATGCTGGCAATAACTATTATCCGTTCATGCTGGTCGGGTATGTTGGCAAGCGCAGCCTGCTCTTCAAGTGCCTCGAAGCGCTCAGCCTGAAATCCAGCTCCCAGGATCAGAGCCTGCTGGCGGCGATCGCCATCATCCAAAAGCATCGCTCCAGCCACAAGGAACAACTGCCAGCGGCAGAAGGTGCGCTACCTGAATTGGCACTGGACTGGATGTCCGATAAGTGGCGCAAGCTGGTTTTTGGCCGAGTCGCAGCCGATGCTCCAGCGAGCGTGCATCGCAAGTATTTCGAACTTGCCGTGATGACGCAAGTCATGGATGAACTCAAGTCGGGCGATCTGTACGTCGAGCATAGCGGCGACTACGATGATTATCGCAACCACCTGGTGGACTGGGAGCAATACGAGCGTGAAGTGAAAGCCTATGGTGAACTGGTAGGGCTGTCGGTGGAAGCTCCGGCGTTTGTCGCGCAATTGCGCGACAAACTCGGCAGTCTAGCGCGCGACGTTGACAGCCGATTCCCGCAAAATAGCCTTGCCGATATCGACGAGAGCGGCATTGTGATCCGTCGCATGGAGCGTCCGAAGCCGCCGCCCGAACTTGACGCCATCGAGCAGATGGTCACCAATGAAATGGATCCGGTGAGCATCCTTGATGTGTTGACCGAGACTGAAAAATGGTTGGACTTGCATAAACTCTTCGGTCCGTTGTCCGGCTTCGAGGCCAAAGTAGACGATCCGCGCAAGCGCTTTATCACTACGTTGTTTTGCTATGGTTGTAACTTGGGCGCCACGCAGACCGCACGCTCGATCAAGGGCCTGAGCCGCAAGCAGGTGGCCTGGCTCAATCTCAAGCATGTCACCGAGCAGCGCCTGGACAAGGCGATCGTCAAGGTGATCAATGCATACAACCGCTTCGCATTGCCACGTTATTGGGGATCGGGAAAGAGCGCGTCGGCCGACGGTACCAAATGGAACATTTACGAGGCTAACCTGCTTTCCGAATACCATATCCGCTACGGTGGATACGGCGGCATTGGCTACTACCATGTGTCCGACAAGTACATCGCGTTGTTCAGTCACTTTATTCCATGCGGCGTCTATGAGGCGGTTTACATCCTCGATGGGCTAATCAGCAACCAGTCGGACATCCAGCCAGATACGCTGCACGGCGATACCCAGGCCCAAAGCACGCCTGTCTTTGGCCTGGCTTCGCTGCTGGGTATCGACCTGATGCCGCGCATCCGCAATATCAAAGATCTGGTGTTCTTCAAGGCGGACAAGGCCGACCAGTATGACAATATTGGCAGCCTGTTCCGTGGATCGATCGACTGGGAACTGATCGCGCGCCATATGAAGGACATGCTGCGCGTCGTTATTTCCATCAAAGCGGGCAAGATTGCGCCATCGACAATCCTGCGCCGCCTAGGGACCGCTAGCCGCAAGAACAAGCTCTACTACGCGTTCCGCGAGCTCGGTAGGGTACATCGGACAATGTTCCTGCTCAAGTACATCAACGACGCAGAATTGCGTCGTACCATCCATGCAGCAACCAACAAGAGCGAGGAATTCAACGGCTTCATCAAATGGTTGTTTTTTGGGGGCGAAGGCATCATTGCCGAAAACGTTCGGCACGAACAGCGCAAGGTTATCAAGTACAACCAGCTCGTTGCGAACATGGTCATCCTGCACAATGTCCATGAGATGACGCGGCTCCTCAAGACAATACAGGCAAAGGGATATGTGCTAACGGAGGAGGTGCTTCGCGGCTTAGCGCCATATCGGAAAGGGCACATCAACCGATTCGGCGAATATATGCTGGACCTTGAACGCGAGGTAGCCCCGATGAATTATAAAGTCGAATTTACCAAATAA
- a CDS encoding TolC family protein: MSIPYTVHTHARVVRLHPFMKTALTLALTVPLLAFVHDARAAPQPVTFTEALQQAVARSRQLHAQDQATVAAHEMAVAVAQRPDPTLKVGIDNVPLSGTDRFSLSGDFMTMRRIGISQELTRADKLRWRSARVEREADKAQAQKNAVLATIQRDTAISWLNVYYTRKMSVVLTEQVAFARQEIDAAAAAYRGGRGSQAEVLAARSALLTIEDRVSQVERDLNTAKNMLARWTGSSGELAEAGMPDLGTIPLDPVVLDTELVHRPQVMVLNRQEEVAQADVNLAQANRRPDWSIEFAFQQRGAAYSNMVSIGLSLPLQWDRKNRQDRELSSKLALVEQARSERDELLREDAANIRALLIEWRSGQERSERYALQLLPLADERSLAVLASYRGGKASLAEVLAARRNSTDMHVQLLQLQMNTAQFWAQLRFLFPDTAIAQISAVHSQQEFK, from the coding sequence ATGTCAATCCCGTACACCGTGCATACGCATGCACGCGTCGTCCGCCTTCACCCATTCATGAAGACGGCGTTAACTCTCGCCCTTACTGTTCCGCTGCTGGCCTTCGTTCATGATGCGCGCGCGGCCCCCCAGCCAGTCACCTTCACCGAGGCGCTGCAGCAGGCTGTCGCCCGCTCGCGCCAACTTCATGCGCAGGACCAGGCAACTGTCGCCGCACACGAAATGGCGGTAGCTGTGGCGCAGCGCCCCGATCCCACTCTCAAGGTCGGCATCGATAATGTGCCCTTAAGTGGCACCGATCGCTTTAGTTTGAGCGGGGATTTTATGACGATGCGGCGCATCGGCATTTCGCAGGAATTGACACGCGCCGATAAATTGCGCTGGCGTTCAGCTCGCGTTGAGCGCGAAGCCGACAAGGCGCAGGCGCAAAAAAATGCCGTGCTCGCCACGATTCAACGTGATACGGCGATCTCCTGGCTCAACGTCTACTACACACGAAAAATGTCAGTTGTACTAACAGAGCAAGTGGCCTTTGCTCGCCAGGAAATAGACGCTGCTGCTGCCGCCTACCGGGGTGGGCGTGGTAGCCAGGCCGAGGTGCTGGCAGCGCGTTCCGCCTTGCTAACCATCGAGGACCGAGTCAGCCAGGTGGAACGTGACCTCAATACGGCAAAAAACATGCTGGCGCGTTGGACCGGCAGCAGCGGCGAGCTTGCCGAGGCTGGCATGCCCGACCTGGGCACCATCCCTCTGGACCCGGTTGTTCTCGACACAGAACTGGTGCACCGCCCGCAGGTCATGGTGTTGAATCGGCAGGAAGAAGTCGCCCAGGCGGACGTCAATCTGGCGCAAGCGAACCGACGCCCGGACTGGAGTATCGAGTTCGCCTTCCAGCAGCGCGGTGCGGCCTATTCAAACATGGTCTCCATCGGCCTGTCCCTGCCATTGCAGTGGGATCGCAAGAACCGGCAGGATCGCGAGCTAAGCTCCAAACTCGCCTTGGTCGAACAGGCCAGGAGCGAACGCGACGAACTGCTGCGAGAAGATGCCGCAAACATCCGAGCCTTGCTCATCGAATGGAGGAGTGGCCAAGAACGTAGCGAGCGCTACGCGCTCCAGCTATTGCCACTTGCCGACGAGCGAAGTCTGGCGGTCCTGGCCTCCTATCGTGGCGGTAAAGCCTCATTGGCCGAGGTGCTCGCTGCCAGGCGTAACAGTACTGACATGCACGTTCAGTTACTGCAGCTGCAGATGAATACAGCACAGTTTTGGGCACAGCTTCGCTTCCTCTTTCCCGACACCGCAATCGCGCAGATTTCCGCAGTACATAGCCAGCAGGAATTCAAATGA
- a CDS encoding efflux RND transporter periplasmic adaptor subunit — protein MNNKKLLVLVLVGSLAAVGYAGYQFGVRQAHEAVSTGDVKASSGNAAVAGSAVNKKPLYWHDPMVPGQKFDKPGKSPFMDMPLVPVYAGGDGEDSNVTISPRVQQNLGVRTALVTSGRMSAGLVAVGNVTYDERDVALVQARSGGFVERLYARALLDPVKKGQPLADLYVPDWIAAQEDYLASRRMQGHETASLVDAARQRMRLVGMSDGQIRLIESSGKVHPRLTVSAPISGVIAELGAREGMTVSAGAPLFRINGLATVWVNAEVPESVAAKVRPGDAVEARVQALPGTIFKGKVGAILPEVNAATRTLKARVELSNPSAQLLPGMFATLTFASNSDTDVLQVPSEAVIQTGTRNVVMLAQEGGKFMPVDVEVGSEGSGLTEIRKGLSAGQKVVVSAQFLIDSEASLKGTTTRMSDTQSPDADKAPPRHHGVGKVEQIGKDEITISHGPITSLQWGAMTMGFKVPSTGLPRNVGIGDRVAFDVRQDEDGSFEIVAIAPTSGVPKTENKPMADMKAHAGAAK, from the coding sequence ATGAACAATAAGAAATTACTCGTCCTGGTACTTGTGGGATCCCTTGCAGCGGTCGGTTATGCCGGTTACCAGTTTGGTGTACGACAAGCACATGAGGCAGTATCTACAGGTGACGTCAAGGCGTCATCCGGCAACGCAGCAGTCGCCGGGAGTGCTGTCAACAAGAAACCATTATATTGGCATGACCCCATGGTACCGGGCCAGAAGTTTGACAAGCCTGGCAAGTCACCGTTCATGGATATGCCGCTGGTACCCGTCTATGCTGGGGGAGATGGTGAGGACAGTAATGTCACGATCAGCCCGCGGGTCCAGCAAAACCTGGGAGTGCGCACAGCGCTCGTCACCTCCGGAAGAATGTCGGCCGGCTTGGTTGCCGTCGGTAACGTCACCTATGACGAGCGCGACGTGGCACTGGTACAGGCGCGCAGCGGTGGATTTGTAGAGCGACTGTATGCGCGTGCCCTGCTCGATCCGGTGAAAAAGGGGCAACCCCTGGCTGACTTGTATGTGCCTGATTGGATCGCGGCACAAGAAGACTATCTGGCGAGTCGTCGTATGCAAGGCCATGAGACAGCATCTCTGGTCGACGCTGCCCGGCAGCGCATGCGACTAGTTGGCATGAGTGACGGGCAAATCCGACTCATCGAATCGAGTGGAAAGGTTCATCCACGCCTGACGGTTTCAGCGCCCATCAGCGGTGTGATCGCGGAGCTCGGCGCCCGCGAAGGAATGACCGTCTCCGCTGGTGCGCCCCTGTTTCGCATCAATGGACTTGCGACAGTATGGGTCAACGCGGAGGTTCCCGAAAGCGTGGCGGCCAAGGTTCGCCCTGGTGACGCCGTCGAAGCGCGGGTACAGGCGCTACCCGGAACTATTTTCAAGGGCAAGGTGGGTGCCATTTTGCCGGAAGTTAATGCCGCGACGCGAACCCTGAAAGCCCGTGTGGAGCTCTCTAACCCCAGCGCTCAGTTGTTGCCCGGTATGTTTGCTACGCTGACCTTCGCGTCAAACAGTGACACCGATGTTTTGCAGGTGCCATCGGAGGCAGTCATCCAGACGGGTACGCGCAACGTTGTCATGCTTGCCCAGGAGGGCGGCAAGTTTATGCCCGTCGATGTGGAGGTCGGCAGCGAAGGCAGTGGTCTCACCGAAATTCGCAAGGGCCTATCCGCTGGTCAGAAAGTGGTCGTCTCGGCGCAGTTCTTGATCGATTCCGAGGCCAGCCTGAAGGGAACCACGACACGCATGAGCGATACGCAGTCCCCTGACGCAGACAAGGCACCTCCGCGCCACCATGGGGTAGGCAAGGTCGAACAGATCGGCAAGGATGAAATCACCATCTCGCATGGCCCTATCACGTCACTGCAGTGGGGCGCGATGACGATGGGTTTCAAAGTGCCTTCCACGGGCTTGCCGCGCAATGTCGGCATAGGTGACCGAGTCGCCTTCGACGTCAGACAAGACGAAGATGGCAGCTTCGAGATCGTGGCTATTGCGCCAACCTCCGGTGTACCTAAAACCGAGAACAAACCCATGGCTGACATGAAGGCACACGCGGGAGCGGCGAAATGA